A single window of Ignavibacteriales bacterium DNA harbors:
- the amrA gene encoding AmmeMemoRadiSam system protein A has protein sequence MQLSVADKKELLRIARTSIASALSGRPHARSEGRRTALKEHCGAFVTLHLHSELRGCIGYIEARFPLHETIEEAAVKAALEDPRFLPLTAEELKNVEIEISVLSPLQKTTNIEEIVVGRHGLVIDAGHARGLLLPQVATEYGWGREQFLSQTCRKAGLPVDAWKKKGVSILTFTSDVFSEAEFQKKKH, from the coding sequence ATGCAGTTGAGCGTCGCCGACAAGAAGGAACTTCTGAGAATTGCCCGGACATCGATCGCGTCGGCGCTTTCCGGTCGCCCGCACGCTCGAAGCGAAGGACGCAGGACTGCATTGAAGGAGCATTGCGGAGCTTTCGTCACCCTTCACCTTCATTCCGAATTGCGCGGTTGTATCGGGTATATCGAAGCTCGTTTCCCTCTTCATGAAACCATCGAGGAAGCCGCAGTCAAGGCGGCGTTGGAAGATCCCAGGTTTCTTCCTTTGACTGCCGAAGAACTGAAAAACGTCGAAATAGAGATCTCGGTCCTTTCTCCGCTGCAGAAGACCACAAACATAGAAGAGATCGTAGTGGGAAGGCATGGACTGGTGATCGATGCGGGACATGCGCGCGGCCTCTTGCTGCCTCAGGTGGCGACTGAATATGGATGGGGGAGGGAGCAATTCCTTTCCCAGACGTGCCGCAAAGCGGGCTTGCCTGTCGACGCCTGGAAGAAGAAAGGGGTCTCAATTCTTACCTTTACGTCGGATGTATTCTCGGAAGCTGAGTTCCAGAAAAAGAAGCATTAA
- the amrB gene encoding AmmeMemoRadiSam system protein B, producing the protein MSRVRKPAAAGSFYDGDSETLRDHVDRLLDQADAPDVKGPIRGLVSPHAGYMYSGMAAATGYKALRGSKYDAVLMVGPSHREYFDGVSVYPGDAYRTPLGDVPVHQEIRKALVEESPYIEASEIGHRGEHSLEVQLPFLQRVLGDFSFVPMIIGNQTKEVCPALGGAIARATRGKNVLLVASSDLSHYHPYADAVRLDRRVIDQVEAFDETALMAQIVAEQVEACGGGPVVSVMRASKLMGARRSQILFYCNSGDVTGDKTAVVGYLSAAFL; encoded by the coding sequence GTGTCCCGAGTCAGGAAGCCCGCCGCAGCCGGATCGTTCTATGACGGAGATTCTGAAACACTGCGTGATCATGTCGATCGTCTGCTCGATCAGGCAGACGCGCCGGACGTGAAGGGGCCCATTCGGGGGTTGGTGTCACCGCACGCGGGATACATGTATTCGGGAATGGCTGCTGCCACAGGGTACAAGGCATTGCGCGGTTCCAAATACGATGCCGTCCTGATGGTCGGCCCCAGCCACCGGGAATATTTTGATGGGGTCTCGGTCTATCCGGGGGATGCCTATCGAACGCCGCTGGGTGATGTCCCTGTTCATCAGGAAATTCGCAAAGCGCTGGTGGAGGAGTCCCCGTACATCGAGGCTTCCGAAATTGGCCACCGGGGGGAACACAGCCTCGAAGTTCAGCTTCCATTTTTGCAGCGAGTGCTCGGTGACTTCTCCTTTGTACCTATGATTATCGGCAATCAGACGAAGGAGGTGTGTCCTGCACTGGGGGGTGCCATCGCTCGGGCGACCCGCGGCAAGAATGTATTGCTCGTTGCGAGCAGCGACCTTTCCCATTATCATCCTTACGCTGATGCGGTCAGACTCGACCGCCGTGTCATAGATCAAGTTGAGGCTTTTGACGAGACGGCCCTGATGGCGCAGATAGTGGCCGAGCAAGTCGAAGCTTGCGGTGGAGGACCGGTGGTATCGGTCATGCGCGCATCCAAGCTCATGGGAGCCCGCCGGTCACAGATCCTCTTCTACTGCAATTCGGGGGACGTCACCGGAGACAAAACTGCTGTTGTCGGATATCTTTCCGCTGCATTTCTTTAG
- the hisJ gene encoding histidinol-phosphatase HisJ, producing MEHRWKCIEKDYRKPGMIVDYHTHNRLCRHAQGDLEEYVQAAIRLGLDEVACSDHAPLPGDYDPRHRMTLEEFNSDYTPVVSALKEKYGGKIRIKYAIEVDYLDWAAEWNQKFIGQNDFDFVLGSVHFIGPRGQEKPLFGPEYGKHELESLYEGYYQTIADSAKSGMFDVISHCDIVKKFGIFSSKRVDDLVREAMTQIRNGGLCIEVNTSGLRKPEKETYPSQKILALARELKIPLTIGSDAHTPEDVGRDFDIAVDLVQAYGGGRLSVFEKRQRTEVNVSRLRTHA from the coding sequence ATGGAGCATCGCTGGAAGTGTATAGAAAAGGATTATCGCAAACCCGGAATGATAGTAGATTACCACACTCATAACAGGCTCTGCAGACACGCTCAAGGAGATCTCGAAGAATACGTTCAGGCGGCAATTCGGCTTGGGTTGGATGAAGTAGCATGCTCCGATCATGCCCCATTGCCGGGTGATTACGATCCTCGCCACCGGATGACGCTGGAGGAATTTAATTCAGACTATACGCCTGTAGTATCGGCGCTGAAGGAGAAATACGGCGGCAAGATTCGAATCAAGTATGCAATCGAAGTTGACTACCTCGATTGGGCCGCTGAGTGGAATCAGAAGTTCATTGGGCAGAACGATTTCGACTTTGTCCTTGGTTCGGTTCATTTTATTGGACCCCGTGGACAGGAGAAGCCGCTCTTTGGTCCCGAGTACGGCAAACACGAGCTTGAATCGCTCTACGAAGGTTACTATCAAACGATTGCTGACTCAGCGAAGTCCGGGATGTTCGATGTCATTTCTCATTGCGATATCGTAAAGAAGTTCGGCATCTTCTCCAGTAAACGGGTCGACGATCTGGTCAGGGAAGCCATGACCCAGATCAGAAATGGGGGGCTTTGCATTGAGGTAAACACCTCAGGGTTACGAAAACCGGAAAAGGAAACCTATCCAAGCCAGAAGATTCTGGCGCTCGCAAGGGAATTGAAGATACCGCTCACGATTGGCTCAGATGCGCATACACCGGAGGATGTCGGACGGGATTTCGACATTGCAGTGGATCTTGTTCAGGCGTATGGTGGCGGCAGACTTTCGGTATTTGAAAAACGCCAACGAACCGAGGTGAACGTTTCGAGACTTCGTACGCACGCATAA
- a CDS encoding enoyl-CoA hydratase-related protein codes for MSYQTLMVEKRNRLAFVTINRPEKLNALNAQAKDELKSAFEVLKNDADIDVIVLTGAGEKSFVAGTDIKELTELDRQSGRSFSEGGQAVFNLIENLGKPVIAAVNGFALGGGMELALACHIRIASENAKFGQPEVNLGIIPGYGGTQRLARLAGTGRALEMILGGDHIDAQEALRVGLVNKVVPSAELLATAEALALKIAGKGQLAIKFALQAVNATTELPLSAGQALEADLFGQCCASEDFKEGTRAFLEKRKPVFRNK; via the coding sequence ATGAGTTATCAGACGCTGATGGTTGAAAAACGGAACCGACTCGCGTTCGTTACCATCAATCGCCCGGAGAAGCTCAATGCGCTCAATGCTCAGGCCAAGGATGAATTGAAATCGGCGTTCGAGGTCTTGAAGAACGATGCTGACATCGATGTAATTGTTCTGACCGGGGCCGGTGAGAAGAGTTTCGTAGCTGGAACCGACATTAAGGAACTGACTGAGCTCGACCGACAGTCGGGGAGATCATTTTCTGAGGGGGGGCAAGCCGTCTTCAATCTTATTGAGAATCTGGGGAAACCTGTCATAGCGGCAGTGAACGGCTTTGCTCTGGGCGGCGGGATGGAGCTTGCACTGGCATGCCACATTCGCATTGCGTCAGAGAATGCCAAATTCGGTCAGCCCGAAGTGAACCTCGGCATCATCCCCGGATACGGCGGAACTCAGCGTTTGGCCCGACTGGCTGGAACAGGAAGAGCCCTCGAGATGATTCTCGGCGGAGACCATATCGACGCCCAGGAGGCTCTTCGCGTGGGACTCGTAAACAAAGTTGTTCCATCGGCGGAACTTCTGGCGACCGCGGAGGCCCTTGCGTTGAAGATTGCCGGGAAGGGTCAGCTAGCGATCAAGTTCGCTCTGCAGGCGGTGAACGCAACGACTGAGCTCCCGTTGTCGGCTGGTCAGGCGCTCGAAGCCGATCTTTTCGGCCAATGCTGTGCCTCAGAGGATTTCAAGGAGGGAACTCGCGCATTCCTGGAGAAGAGGAAGCCGGTGTTTAGAAACAAGTAG
- a CDS encoding glycine--tRNA ligase yields MNQPKSALNDQSKLMEKIVSLAKRRGFVFQSSEIYGGLNGCWDYGPLGVEMLNNLKQQWWKSMTYRDNIEGVDASILMHPRVWEASGHVENFTDPMVDCRGCKSRYRLDVLFEDMSVKRKKEALREIEPGKFDGQIKDEVVVEEFAKRVTTDADAAVMVTFLSCPNCGNKGTFTDARKFNLMFKTFVGPLEDSSSVVYLRPETAQGIFVNFLNVQSAGRLKIPFGIAQIGKAFRNEINTKNFLFRTREFEQMEMQFFVKPGTDVEQFEYWRSERMKWFIGLGMKPEKLQWHQHPKDKLAHYAKDAYDIEFLFPFGWGEIEGVHNRTDFDLSRHEQYSGKGLKYFDEATKEKFTPYVIETSAGASRSFMAFLVDAYNEEEVPSAEGAMETRIVLKLHPKLAPTKVAVFPLVNRDGMPEMAGNIESDLRQHFRVFYDDSGAVGRRYRRQDEAGTPFCVTVDSQSLQDQTVTVRERDSMKQERVAAAGLRSYIAERLM; encoded by the coding sequence ATGAACCAACCTAAAAGCGCGTTGAACGACCAATCGAAACTGATGGAGAAAATTGTTTCTCTGGCGAAACGGAGAGGCTTCGTATTTCAATCGAGCGAAATCTATGGCGGTCTCAATGGATGCTGGGACTACGGTCCGTTGGGAGTGGAAATGCTCAACAACCTGAAACAGCAATGGTGGAAGAGCATGACGTACCGCGATAACATCGAGGGGGTCGACGCGAGCATTCTGATGCATCCGCGTGTCTGGGAAGCATCCGGCCATGTCGAAAACTTTACTGATCCGATGGTCGATTGCAGGGGCTGCAAATCCCGCTATCGTCTCGATGTCCTTTTCGAGGACATGTCAGTCAAGCGCAAAAAGGAGGCCCTGCGGGAGATCGAGCCCGGGAAGTTTGACGGGCAGATCAAGGATGAGGTTGTGGTGGAGGAATTCGCAAAACGGGTGACGACCGACGCCGATGCGGCGGTCATGGTGACGTTCCTTTCGTGCCCGAATTGCGGCAACAAGGGGACTTTCACCGACGCCCGTAAGTTCAACCTGATGTTCAAAACATTCGTGGGTCCGTTGGAGGATTCGTCCTCAGTCGTCTACCTGCGGCCGGAGACGGCGCAGGGCATTTTCGTGAACTTTCTGAATGTCCAGTCGGCGGGGCGGCTCAAAATTCCGTTCGGCATTGCCCAGATAGGGAAGGCATTCCGTAACGAGATCAATACGAAGAACTTCCTTTTCCGCACGCGTGAGTTCGAACAGATGGAGATGCAGTTCTTCGTGAAGCCCGGCACGGACGTCGAGCAGTTTGAGTACTGGCGGTCCGAGAGAATGAAGTGGTTCATCGGACTTGGCATGAAACCGGAAAAGCTCCAATGGCATCAGCACCCCAAGGACAAACTTGCCCACTACGCCAAAGACGCGTACGACATCGAATTCCTCTTTCCGTTCGGTTGGGGGGAAATTGAAGGAGTGCACAATCGCACGGACTTCGATCTCTCCAGGCATGAGCAGTATTCCGGAAAAGGCCTCAAGTATTTCGATGAGGCGACGAAGGAGAAATTCACCCCGTATGTCATCGAAACTTCGGCCGGAGCGAGCCGGTCGTTCATGGCTTTCCTTGTGGATGCTTACAACGAAGAAGAAGTTCCATCGGCTGAGGGAGCAATGGAAACGCGGATCGTGCTGAAGCTTCACCCGAAACTGGCGCCGACAAAAGTCGCTGTGTTCCCGCTGGTGAATCGTGATGGGATGCCCGAGATGGCGGGAAACATCGAGTCCGATCTCAGGCAGCACTTCCGTGTCTTCTACGATGATAGCGGCGCGGTTGGTCGGCGCTATCGCAGGCAGGACGAAGCGGGGACGCCGTTCTGTGTCACGGTCGACTCGCAAAGCCTGCAGGATCAGACTGTGACCGTTCGCGAGCGGGATTCGATGAAACAGGAAAGAGTCGCAGCTGCCGGATTGCGTTCATACATAGCAGAGAGGCTAATGTAG
- a CDS encoding ZIP family metal transporter produces MIVRTFLFGLAAALAEILGGSIIYLKKTWPRRVQETLLALGAGFILALVFLKLVPASIHAIGDKAMVFCVLGFATIHFFEHTIVGHLHFGEETHGDVMVSKTASLSAFSGLFVHAFFDGFTIAIGQQFDPMLGILIFLAVLLHKFPEGLTIGSIVVAAGYSRKAVMMSTVGLAGATMLGVCTLFVFQSIGAEAIGVGFAFSAGIAVYVGASDLIPEINKSKDRIPPLVVFAGMILFYLSDGMLESLTR; encoded by the coding sequence ATGATCGTTCGGACATTCCTTTTTGGTCTCGCCGCTGCGCTGGCAGAAATCCTCGGCGGCAGCATCATCTATCTGAAGAAGACATGGCCGCGGCGCGTTCAGGAAACACTCCTGGCGTTGGGGGCGGGGTTTATCCTGGCGTTGGTATTTTTGAAACTGGTCCCCGCAAGCATTCATGCGATTGGGGACAAGGCGATGGTGTTCTGCGTATTGGGCTTCGCTACGATTCACTTCTTCGAACACACGATCGTCGGGCACCTCCATTTCGGGGAAGAGACGCACGGCGACGTCATGGTATCAAAGACCGCTAGCCTCTCTGCATTTAGCGGGTTGTTCGTCCACGCGTTCTTTGACGGATTCACGATCGCAATCGGTCAGCAGTTCGACCCCATGCTGGGTATCCTGATATTCCTCGCAGTTCTTCTCCACAAATTTCCGGAAGGACTCACGATCGGCTCAATCGTCGTTGCGGCTGGATATTCGCGGAAGGCGGTGATGATGTCCACGGTTGGACTGGCCGGGGCGACCATGCTGGGGGTGTGCACGCTGTTTGTGTTTCAGAGCATCGGTGCAGAAGCTATCGGTGTGGGGTTTGCGTTCTCCGCCGGTATTGCGGTGTATGTAGGTGCGAGCGACCTCATACCGGAGATCAATAAGTCGAAAGATCGCATCCCGCCGCTCGTGGTGTTCGCGGGGATGATCCTTTTCTATCTGAGCGATGGAATGCTGGAAAGTCTGACCCGATAA
- the porQ gene encoding type IX secretion system protein PorQ: MTKLIFLLGLCGMASLAQDKGTFSFLRNEVGARAAGLNGSFASMTNDPNLIFYNPGALTTLTQPRGSAGFLKHLLDVNSGYLSYARSVDGVGTVGGGIIYVDYGSFNQTDESMNSLGTFSARDIALIMGIGRSIDDVTSVGMSLKLIYSSIGEFKSSGIAIDAGILYQVPSQNITIGASVLTLGTQLQSYNGTKESLPLDVKIGITKRPEHLPVLLNLDFHHIMDKQEKALDHLSSFSFGAELLMSESVRLRVGYNNQQRKDLKLGTSAGLAGISLGGGILLGEYVIDYAFNSYGKIGGLHRVSVGMGL; this comes from the coding sequence TTGACCAAATTGATTTTTCTTCTTGGCCTGTGCGGAATGGCGTCTCTTGCTCAGGACAAAGGCACATTCAGTTTCCTTCGTAACGAAGTCGGGGCGCGCGCAGCCGGGTTGAATGGCAGCTTCGCGTCGATGACCAATGATCCCAACCTGATTTTCTATAACCCGGGCGCTCTCACAACCCTTACGCAACCCCGTGGCTCCGCCGGATTCCTGAAGCATCTGCTCGATGTCAATAGCGGGTACCTTTCGTATGCCCGTTCCGTCGATGGAGTTGGTACTGTCGGAGGCGGAATCATCTATGTCGACTATGGATCCTTCAACCAGACCGATGAATCGATGAATTCGCTGGGGACATTCAGTGCCCGTGACATAGCATTGATTATGGGCATCGGCCGCTCGATAGACGACGTAACAAGCGTGGGAATGAGCCTGAAACTCATCTACTCATCGATCGGCGAGTTCAAATCGTCCGGAATTGCCATCGACGCAGGCATCCTGTACCAGGTTCCATCACAAAACATCACCATAGGCGCGAGTGTTTTGACGCTCGGTACTCAGCTGCAATCCTACAACGGCACCAAGGAGTCCCTCCCACTCGACGTAAAGATCGGCATCACCAAACGGCCGGAGCATCTGCCCGTGTTGCTGAATCTCGATTTCCACCATATCATGGACAAGCAGGAAAAAGCGCTGGATCATCTGAGTTCGTTTTCCTTCGGGGCAGAACTGTTGATGAGTGAGTCGGTCAGACTTCGGGTTGGCTATAACAATCAACAGCGGAAAGACCTGAAACTCGGCACTAGCGCCGGGCTTGCTGGCATTTCGCTCGGCGGCGGGATTCTGCTTGGCGAGTATGTGATCGACTACGCGTTCAACTCATACGGCAAGATCGGCGGTCTGCACCGGGTCTCTGTCGGTATGGGCCTCTAG
- the rpmE gene encoding 50S ribosomal protein L31, which yields MKPGIHPDYKKAIVTCVCGNTFETRSTAGNLHVEICSACHPFFTGKQKLVDSAGRVERFNRKYGKKTAAPASEPAEAAPSA from the coding sequence ATGAAGCCCGGAATACACCCTGACTACAAAAAAGCAATCGTAACCTGCGTCTGTGGCAACACATTCGAGACGCGCTCGACGGCTGGAAATCTGCACGTTGAAATCTGCTCGGCCTGCCATCCGTTTTTTACGGGTAAGCAGAAGCTGGTTGACTCCGCTGGTCGAGTCGAAAGGTTCAACAGGAAATACGGAAAGAAGACTGCTGCCCCGGCGTCTGAGCCGGCAGAAGCAGCTCCTTCTGCGTGA
- the rsmB gene encoding 16S rRNA (cytosine(967)-C(5))-methyltransferase RsmB, whose protein sequence is MSIDSDTTNLYRGPRGTAVKILNRVDRSDSYLDRLLDNEMRNTDMNELDKGLLNEIVTGVVRWQMKVDWVLTGFFHGNFTKAETNIKNALRVALYQILFLDKVPHSAAVNESVEFIKRLRGQKVADLVNGVLRNILRNLDNIRYPDQNEDQIQHLAVIESHPNWIVKRWVSRYGYDEAKKFLAANNERPDLTLRVNRLKIDFNYFLNQLEQHQVQFSKAEYLDFFVRVKHMAGIGGSEMFRQGFFVVQDESAGLAVQLLDPKPGDRVIDMCAAPGGKATFIGELMKNVGEVVAVDRYESRLNLVKSACQRLGIANAHFVVADAATIQTAPAEKVLVDAPCSGLGVLSKKPDAKWKREPEDLVRLVQTQKAILENAGKHVKPGGVLVYSTCTTEPEENFGMITNFLDTHSEFTIENANQFVNPKIVTSDGFIETFPHRHMMDGSFAIRLKKSP, encoded by the coding sequence ATGAGTATTGATTCCGATACGACAAACCTGTACCGCGGACCACGCGGCACTGCGGTGAAGATACTCAATCGCGTCGATCGATCCGATTCGTACCTCGACCGCCTCCTCGACAACGAGATGCGTAACACGGACATGAACGAACTCGACAAAGGGCTCTTGAACGAAATCGTGACAGGTGTCGTCCGCTGGCAGATGAAGGTAGACTGGGTCCTGACCGGATTCTTCCATGGCAACTTCACGAAGGCCGAGACCAATATCAAGAATGCCCTGCGAGTCGCTCTGTACCAGATCCTCTTTCTGGACAAGGTCCCGCACTCAGCGGCAGTCAACGAGTCCGTCGAGTTCATCAAGCGGCTGAGGGGCCAGAAGGTAGCCGACCTTGTGAACGGGGTGCTGCGGAATATCCTCCGCAACCTCGACAACATCCGATACCCGGACCAGAACGAGGATCAAATCCAACACCTGGCGGTCATCGAATCACACCCGAACTGGATCGTAAAACGCTGGGTGAGCCGCTACGGGTACGACGAAGCAAAGAAGTTTCTCGCAGCGAACAACGAGCGGCCCGACCTGACGCTCCGCGTCAATCGCCTCAAGATCGATTTCAATTACTTCCTCAACCAGTTGGAACAGCACCAGGTGCAGTTCTCGAAGGCGGAGTATCTCGATTTCTTCGTGCGGGTGAAGCACATGGCGGGAATTGGTGGATCGGAGATGTTCCGTCAGGGCTTCTTTGTTGTCCAGGATGAGAGTGCAGGCCTCGCGGTGCAGCTTCTCGATCCAAAGCCCGGAGATCGCGTGATTGATATGTGCGCGGCTCCCGGAGGAAAGGCTACGTTCATTGGCGAGCTGATGAAGAATGTCGGTGAAGTCGTCGCGGTTGACAGGTATGAGAGCCGGCTCAACCTTGTGAAGAGCGCGTGTCAGCGGTTGGGTATTGCGAATGCGCATTTCGTGGTGGCGGACGCAGCGACCATTCAGACTGCGCCTGCCGAGAAAGTGCTCGTGGATGCTCCATGCTCCGGTTTGGGAGTTCTTTCGAAGAAACCTGACGCGAAATGGAAACGTGAACCCGAGGACCTGGTCAGGCTCGTGCAGACCCAGAAAGCCATTCTCGAGAACGCTGGAAAGCATGTCAAGCCGGGCGGAGTTCTCGTTTATAGCACATGCACAACGGAGCCGGAAGAAAATTTCGGCATGATAACGAACTTCCTTGATACGCATTCGGAATTCACGATCGAGAATGCGAACCAGTTTGTGAACCCAAAAATCGTCACCTCCGACGGCTTTATCGAGACGTTTCCTCATCGCCACATGATGGACGGATCATTCGCAATCAGGTTGAAGAAGTCTCCGTAG
- a CDS encoding DUF1028 domain-containing protein, whose translation MGVAVQSKFPNVRPIVPWAEAGVGAIATQSFINVSYGPKGLSLLRNGATAEEALRILIANDSGREVRQVGIIDAKGNSASWTGRECFDWAGGITGRTSGGKGVVITGQGFAAQGNTLVGKETVEALAKTFQQTNGSLADKLVAAIVAGGKAGGDRRGEESAALLVKRKGAGYDGTTDDLIDISIYDHARPLQELERLYELHKLYYFRSDAKNLIKIDPAICKELQGILSNKPYKGFLFYDGPVTGVFDPKTKKALQDFMGWENYDIRIRDDDQVDREVLDDIRKNYAAWKSLKK comes from the coding sequence GTGGGCGTTGCTGTACAATCCAAGTTTCCAAATGTCCGGCCAATCGTCCCCTGGGCCGAGGCCGGAGTCGGCGCCATCGCGACGCAATCATTTATCAACGTCTCGTACGGCCCAAAGGGACTTTCACTTCTTCGCAACGGGGCGACAGCAGAAGAGGCTCTGAGGATTCTCATCGCGAATGATTCAGGCCGCGAGGTTCGGCAGGTAGGCATTATCGACGCCAAAGGAAATTCCGCAAGTTGGACAGGCAGGGAGTGTTTTGACTGGGCAGGGGGCATCACGGGGAGGACCAGTGGCGGAAAAGGTGTTGTGATTACCGGGCAGGGGTTCGCTGCTCAGGGGAACACTCTTGTTGGCAAGGAGACCGTCGAGGCCTTGGCAAAGACGTTCCAGCAAACGAACGGATCCTTGGCTGACAAACTTGTCGCGGCCATCGTCGCGGGAGGGAAGGCAGGGGGAGATCGGAGGGGAGAGGAATCGGCTGCATTGCTTGTGAAGCGCAAGGGGGCAGGGTACGATGGGACAACGGATGATCTGATCGACATCAGCATCTATGACCATGCCCGGCCATTGCAGGAACTCGAGCGTCTCTATGAGCTTCACAAACTTTATTATTTCCGGTCGGATGCAAAGAACCTTATCAAGATTGATCCTGCAATCTGCAAGGAACTTCAGGGGATTTTGAGTAACAAGCCGTATAAGGGATTTCTGTTCTATGACGGACCCGTCACAGGCGTATTTGATCCGAAGACGAAGAAGGCGTTGCAGGATTTCATGGGATGGGAGAACTACGATATCCGAATCCGGGACGACGATCAGGTCGACCGCGAAGTGCTGGATGACATCAGGAAAAACTATGCGGCCTGGAAATCATTGAAGAAGTGA